One Gemmatimonadota bacterium DNA window includes the following coding sequences:
- a CDS encoding DUF2892 domain-containing protein — protein MKCNVGGAERVARILIGIALLGLSYFTLGGTGATIGYVVGGILLVTGLIRFCPITTLLGINTCKDAPG, from the coding sequence ATGAAGTGCAACGTAGGCGGTGCGGAGCGCGTCGCGCGCATCCTGATTGGGATCGCGCTTCTCGGGCTCAGCTATTTCACGCTTGGGGGAACGGGCGCGACGATCGGATACGTGGTGGGCGGAATCCTGCTCGTCACCGGCCTCATCCGGTTCTGTCCCATCACGACGCTGCTCGGGATCAACACCTGCAAGGACGCTCCCGGCTGA
- a CDS encoding FtsX-like permease family protein: MSRRTREIGIRVALGAKPRSLLLAIFRRPLVQVGLGVLAGAYLLGVLSNWIFGGITLGRVLLVAVYALVMAGVCLLACVVPTRRALGVEPAHALRADGGQSDKVHRCSNTPSSHRPDHLPR, translated from the coding sequence GTGTCGCGGCGGACTCGGGAAATCGGCATCCGCGTCGCGCTGGGGGCGAAGCCTCGGTCTCTCCTCCTCGCAATCTTCCGCCGTCCGCTCGTGCAGGTGGGACTCGGCGTTCTCGCGGGCGCCTATCTCCTGGGCGTGCTCTCAAACTGGATTTTCGGTGGAATCACTCTCGGACGGGTGCTCCTCGTGGCGGTCTACGCCCTCGTCATGGCGGGCGTCTGCCTGCTCGCCTGCGTTGTGCCGACGCGCCGAGCACTCGGCGTGGAGCCGGCGCACGCGCTTCGGGCGGACGGCGGCCAGTCGGACAAGGTCCATCGTTGTTCGAACACCCCGTCCTCCCACCGTCCAGACCATCTTCCGCGCTAA
- a CDS encoding ABC transporter permease, with product MLARLRSLLRGLFRRDTVEAEMREEFRHHIELRAADLVREGSSPEEAQRRAHLEFGHAEGHRETARASRGLKRFDDLRFSWLDFKLGFRMLVRYPGLTLMGGVAMAMGIAFGAGLFEFVMQWSRPELPFAGGARLVGIEVRDTETGGVEPRILHDFARWKEDLRSVEELGAFRLAGRNLVTGDGPGEPVLVTEVSASAFRLVGAPPLHGRTLLEDDERANASPVVVIGHDLWQDRFGGRLDAVGTTIRLGGTQATVVGVMPEGFEFPHSQNIWTSLRFDPLEFAPGEGPAIYLFGRLAPGASLELAQAEIETLGFQAAAAYPETHAGLAPRVVPFPELVHMPAPGLFNPEFLFLNLFILALVVLLCANVALLLFARAATRESELVVRSALGAGRRRIVLQLFSEALVLGGVATVVGLMGAKYGYEWFLTAIEGAEGPLPFWFEPRISPTTVLYALGLTVVGAAVAGILPALKVTRGVAASLRESTAGGGGLRFGGVWTLVIVAQVALTMPLPAFTYFALDEMAGVSRLHVDIATENFLTARLELDRDLESIAPTDLFDPNNAFGGSGLESDSAFLARYASNLDELERRLLAEPAVRAVTLVDRLPLTYHPAHQVELDEGAIAPPDERGHRISTARIEPNYFEAFGVPILVGRGFDSEDVISGARVVIVDEPFVDRVLGGRNPIGLRLRYIAIERAPPPGPDAPWYEIVGVVGDLGMENGYGRGGVYHPVARGENYPASLVIHLSSDPTGFSTRLRTLGAEVDPTLRVESLTSLEDIANGEEGIYAWGVSAVVLLTFTALMLSLAGIYAVMSFAVSRRTREIGIRVALGAKPRSLLLAIFRRPLVQVGLGVLAGAYLLGMLSHWMFGGITLGQMLLVAVYALVMAGVCLLACVVPTRRALGVEPVTALRAEG from the coding sequence ATGCTCGCCCGCCTCCGCTCGCTTCTCCGCGGGCTCTTCCGACGCGACACCGTGGAAGCCGAAATGCGCGAAGAGTTCCGGCATCACATCGAGCTGCGGGCGGCGGATCTGGTGCGCGAGGGGTCGTCGCCGGAGGAGGCACAGCGCCGGGCCCACCTCGAGTTCGGACACGCGGAAGGCCACCGGGAGACGGCCCGCGCCTCCCGCGGCCTCAAGCGGTTCGACGACCTCCGCTTCTCCTGGCTCGACTTCAAGCTCGGATTCCGGATGCTCGTGCGGTATCCGGGGCTGACCCTGATGGGCGGCGTGGCGATGGCGATGGGGATCGCGTTCGGGGCGGGACTCTTCGAGTTCGTCATGCAGTGGTCTCGACCGGAGCTGCCCTTCGCGGGCGGAGCCCGCCTCGTCGGCATCGAGGTCCGCGATACGGAGACTGGAGGCGTAGAGCCTCGCATCCTGCACGACTTCGCAAGGTGGAAGGAGGACCTCCGCTCGGTGGAAGAGTTGGGCGCCTTTCGACTCGCGGGCCGGAACCTCGTCACCGGAGACGGGCCGGGCGAGCCCGTGCTCGTCACGGAGGTCAGTGCGTCAGCTTTCCGGCTGGTCGGGGCGCCCCCGCTCCACGGGCGCACGCTCCTCGAGGATGACGAGAGGGCGAACGCCTCACCGGTCGTCGTGATCGGGCATGACCTCTGGCAGGACCGCTTCGGGGGCCGATTGGACGCGGTCGGCACGACGATCAGGCTGGGCGGCACGCAGGCCACGGTCGTCGGCGTGATGCCGGAGGGCTTCGAGTTCCCACACTCGCAGAACATTTGGACGTCCTTGCGGTTCGACCCGCTCGAATTCGCCCCCGGCGAGGGACCGGCGATCTACCTGTTCGGGCGGCTGGCCCCCGGCGCTTCGTTGGAGCTGGCGCAGGCGGAGATCGAAACCCTCGGATTCCAGGCCGCCGCTGCGTACCCGGAGACTCACGCCGGACTCGCGCCGCGAGTCGTGCCCTTCCCGGAGCTCGTTCACATGCCGGCGCCGGGCCTCTTCAATCCCGAGTTTCTCTTCCTCAACCTCTTCATCCTCGCGCTCGTGGTTCTCCTCTGCGCGAACGTCGCGCTCCTGCTCTTCGCCCGGGCGGCCACGCGCGAAAGCGAGCTCGTGGTTCGAAGTGCGTTGGGAGCCGGACGTCGCCGCATCGTCCTCCAGCTCTTCTCCGAAGCGCTCGTCCTCGGTGGCGTGGCCACGGTCGTCGGCCTCATGGGAGCGAAGTACGGCTACGAGTGGTTCCTCACCGCGATCGAGGGCGCCGAAGGACCGCTCCCCTTCTGGTTCGAGCCGAGAATCTCGCCGACGACGGTCCTGTATGCCCTCGGCCTGACGGTCGTGGGCGCCGCGGTCGCGGGAATTCTCCCCGCGCTCAAGGTCACCCGGGGCGTCGCAGCCAGCTTGAGGGAATCCACCGCGGGGGGCGGCGGGCTTCGATTCGGGGGCGTGTGGACGCTCGTCATCGTAGCGCAGGTGGCTCTCACGATGCCCTTGCCGGCTTTCACGTACTTCGCCCTCGACGAGATGGCCGGCGTGAGCCGGCTCCACGTGGACATCGCAACGGAAAACTTCCTGACGGCCCGCCTCGAGCTCGATCGCGACCTCGAGTCCATCGCTCCGACCGATCTGTTCGACCCGAACAACGCGTTCGGAGGCTCCGGGCTCGAGTCGGATTCCGCATTCCTGGCCCGTTACGCCTCCAACCTCGACGAGTTGGAGCGCCGACTCCTGGCCGAGCCTGCCGTCCGGGCCGTGACGCTCGTCGACCGGCTCCCACTCACCTACCACCCGGCTCATCAGGTCGAGCTCGATGAGGGCGCGATCGCCCCGCCCGACGAGCGCGGACACCGGATCTCCACGGCCCGGATCGAACCCAACTACTTCGAGGCGTTCGGCGTTCCCATCCTGGTTGGCCGCGGGTTCGATTCGGAGGACGTGATCTCTGGCGCGCGGGTGGTCATCGTGGACGAGCCGTTCGTGGACCGCGTCCTGGGCGGCCGGAATCCGATCGGGTTGCGACTTCGATACATCGCGATCGAGCGCGCCCCGCCCCCGGGGCCGGATGCCCCCTGGTACGAAATCGTCGGGGTGGTGGGCGATCTCGGCATGGAGAACGGATATGGACGGGGAGGGGTCTATCACCCGGTCGCTCGGGGAGAGAACTACCCGGCGAGCCTCGTCATTCACCTGAGCTCGGATCCCACGGGATTCTCCACGCGACTCAGGACGCTCGGCGCGGAGGTGGACCCGACCCTCAGAGTGGAGAGCCTCACTTCCCTCGAGGACATCGCGAACGGAGAGGAGGGGATTTACGCCTGGGGCGTTTCCGCGGTCGTTCTCCTTACCTTCACCGCGCTCATGCTCTCCCTCGCCGGGATCTACGCCGTCATGTCGTTCGCGGTGTCGCGCCGGACCCGGGAAATCGGCATCCGCGTCGCGCTGGGAGCGAAGCCGCGGTCTCTCCTCCTCGCGATCTTCCGCCGTCCGCTCGTGCAGGTGGGGCTCGGTGTTCTTGCGGGCGCCTATCTCCTGGGCATGCTCTCACATTGGATGTTCGGCGGGATCACTCTCGGACAGATGCTCCTTGTGGCGGTCTACGCCCTCGTGATGGCGGGCGTCTGCCTGCTCGCCTGCGTCGTCCCGACGCGACGGGCGCTCGGCGTCGAGCCGGTGACCGCGCTGCGGGCGGAGGGCTAG
- a CDS encoding ABC transporter permease, whose protein sequence is MGVLARFRSLLRGLLRRSDVESEVQEEFRQHIELRAADLMRDGMSPDEARRRAHVEFGHAEGLRDEARASRGLKWFDGLHFSWLDVKLGLRMLRRYPGMTVTAGLALAFAIGVGASTFEIITQVVSPRLPLDEGDRVVRVSVRYGQDGRIEPETLADFAMWRDQVQSIKLGAYIESYRTLVGGQTAGDPVLVAETTASAFSIARVPPLLGRPLIPADEEPGAPPVAVIGYDLWRSRFAGDSTVVGRNIVLGGTRTIVGVMPDGFGFPIWHAAWMPLRVSELASDPARAPGAEVFGRLAAGATVEEAQAELATVGLRTASAVPGRSFRNAGVDRYALGITSIISGTSSGVAVLLALSTNLLPLALLALICANVALLVFARTVAREGEIVVRTALGATRRRIVTQLFTEALVLGTLAAVLGLAVAGVGVGWTFDVMWGEILEDFPLPFWFHGGLSGPTVVYAGVLGVLAAVVAGVVPALKVTGGIGGRLKETSAGGGGVKLGGAWTAVIVVQVAVSVVVPAVTLALVRGGERVTPALPFPVEEYVGAALDFDPLLAGEVRADAGAAELAARYGAARAELERRLLVDPEVSGVTFSRRLPLQYHPWNQIEVDGGAIEPPDERGHRVGVVAIEPDYFEVLGVPLLVGRGFTLTEAESGAQVAIVNQPFVENVLGGGSPIGRHVRILANEDAREPRFDRPWYEIVGVAPSLGTRSGYGFGGIYVPSGPEPASPTYIVAHVRGDAPAFGPRLQELALDVDQALTLTGVMTLDRTTESDERFSAFWIRIATAVSVLALSLSLAGIYSVFSFTVARRTREIGIRVALGADAKSVVASVFARPLFQVVLGGVLGGIATYGLGTVGEFSLSSAVGVLAYVALTLAICLLACVVPARRALRIEPSEALRAE, encoded by the coding sequence ATGGGGGTCCTCGCCCGCTTCCGCTCGCTCCTCCGCGGGCTCTTGCGCCGCTCAGATGTGGAATCCGAGGTCCAGGAAGAGTTCCGGCAGCACATCGAGCTGCGGGCCGCGGACTTGATGCGCGACGGGATGTCGCCGGATGAGGCGCGACGCCGAGCGCATGTGGAGTTCGGGCACGCGGAGGGGTTGCGCGACGAAGCGCGCGCGTCCCGCGGACTCAAGTGGTTCGACGGCCTCCACTTCTCCTGGCTCGACGTGAAGCTCGGACTCCGAATGCTGCGGAGGTACCCGGGGATGACCGTCACGGCCGGGCTGGCCCTGGCGTTCGCGATCGGGGTCGGCGCGTCGACGTTCGAGATCATCACCCAGGTCGTGAGCCCGAGGCTTCCCCTGGACGAGGGTGACCGGGTCGTCCGAGTGAGCGTCCGATACGGCCAGGACGGTCGGATCGAGCCGGAGACGCTCGCGGATTTCGCGATGTGGCGGGACCAGGTCCAGTCGATCAAGCTCGGCGCCTACATCGAGTCCTACCGAACCCTCGTGGGCGGCCAGACCGCAGGGGACCCCGTTCTCGTGGCGGAGACGACCGCCTCGGCTTTCTCCATCGCGAGGGTCCCCCCGCTCCTCGGCCGCCCGCTCATCCCCGCGGACGAGGAGCCAGGGGCGCCGCCCGTCGCGGTGATCGGGTACGACCTCTGGCGATCTCGCTTCGCGGGCGATTCCACCGTGGTAGGGCGGAATATCGTGCTGGGCGGCACGCGAACGATCGTGGGGGTCATGCCGGACGGGTTTGGGTTCCCGATCTGGCACGCGGCGTGGATGCCGCTCCGGGTTTCGGAGCTGGCCTCCGATCCGGCGCGAGCTCCCGGAGCCGAGGTGTTCGGTCGGCTCGCGGCGGGCGCCACGGTCGAGGAGGCGCAGGCGGAGCTCGCGACAGTCGGGCTCCGGACCGCTTCCGCGGTCCCGGGGCGCTCCTTCCGGAACGCGGGAGTGGACCGCTATGCGCTCGGGATCACGAGCATAATTTCGGGAACCTCAAGCGGCGTGGCGGTCCTCCTCGCCCTCTCTACGAACCTGCTCCCCCTCGCCCTCCTGGCGCTCATCTGCGCGAACGTGGCGCTGCTCGTATTCGCTCGCACGGTGGCTCGCGAAGGAGAGATCGTGGTCCGCACCGCGCTGGGAGCCACGCGACGTCGCATCGTCACCCAGCTCTTCACCGAGGCGCTGGTCCTGGGAACGCTCGCGGCAGTCCTCGGGCTGGCGGTGGCCGGCGTCGGCGTCGGATGGACCTTCGACGTCATGTGGGGAGAGATCCTGGAAGACTTCCCGCTTCCGTTCTGGTTTCACGGGGGTCTATCGGGCCCAACCGTCGTCTATGCCGGCGTGCTCGGGGTCCTCGCGGCGGTCGTCGCCGGAGTCGTGCCCGCGCTCAAGGTCACCGGGGGCATCGGCGGCCGCCTGAAGGAAACGAGCGCGGGGGGCGGCGGGGTCAAGCTCGGGGGGGCATGGACCGCGGTGATTGTCGTGCAGGTCGCCGTCTCGGTGGTCGTCCCGGCCGTTACGTTGGCGCTGGTTCGCGGCGGGGAACGCGTGACTCCCGCGCTGCCGTTCCCGGTGGAGGAATACGTCGGGGCCGCGCTCGACTTCGACCCGCTCCTGGCGGGCGAGGTCAGGGCGGACGCCGGTGCCGCGGAGCTCGCGGCGAGATACGGCGCCGCGCGGGCCGAGCTGGAGCGGAGGCTCCTCGTCGATCCCGAGGTTTCGGGCGTCACATTTTCCCGTCGGCTGCCGCTCCAGTATCACCCGTGGAATCAGATCGAGGTGGACGGAGGCGCGATCGAGCCTCCCGACGAGCGCGGCCACAGGGTCGGCGTGGTCGCCATCGAACCGGACTACTTCGAGGTGCTGGGAGTCCCCCTCCTGGTCGGTCGAGGGTTCACGCTGACGGAGGCCGAATCCGGAGCACAGGTCGCCATCGTGAACCAGCCGTTCGTGGAGAACGTGCTCGGAGGGGGAAGTCCGATCGGACGGCACGTCCGCATCCTCGCGAACGAGGACGCGCGGGAGCCTCGCTTCGACCGGCCTTGGTACGAGATCGTGGGGGTCGCGCCGAGCCTCGGCACCCGGTCCGGATACGGGTTCGGGGGGATCTACGTCCCGTCCGGGCCGGAACCGGCGTCCCCCACGTACATCGTGGCCCATGTGCGCGGGGACGCACCGGCGTTCGGGCCCCGCCTCCAGGAACTTGCTCTCGACGTGGATCAAGCATTGACCCTGACGGGCGTCATGACCCTGGACCGGACCACTGAATCCGACGAGCGGTTCTCCGCCTTCTGGATTCGAATCGCGACCGCCGTCAGCGTGCTCGCGCTCTCCCTGTCGCTCGCCGGAATTTACTCCGTTTTCTCCTTCACGGTCGCCCGCCGAACGCGGGAGATCGGCATTCGCGTGGCTCTGGGAGCCGACGCCAAGAGCGTGGTCGCGTCGGTCTTCGCGCGTCCGCTCTTTCAGGTGGTTTTGGGGGGCGTGCTCGGAGGGATCGCGACCTACGGGCTCGGGACCGTCGGCGAGTTCTCTCTGAGCTCCGCGGTGGGAGTGCTGGCATACGTCGCTCTCACGCTCGCCATCTGCCTGCTGGCCTGTGTCGTCCCCGCCCGGCGCGCCCTCCGGATCGAACCCTCCGAAGCGCTCCGGGCCGAATAA
- a CDS encoding PadR family transcriptional regulator, whose product MTDQANILPGTLDLLILKAVSLGKLHGYGVLLRIEQISGGALQIQQGALYPALYRLEHKGLIQSEWGTSENNRRAKYYSLTKAGRRQLGEEVASWNSLADAIARALSARPQEG is encoded by the coding sequence ATGACGGACCAGGCCAACATCCTTCCGGGCACCCTCGACCTTCTCATCCTAAAGGCCGTTTCCCTCGGGAAGCTGCACGGCTATGGAGTGCTCCTCCGGATCGAGCAGATCTCCGGGGGCGCGCTTCAGATCCAGCAGGGCGCCCTTTACCCGGCGCTCTACCGACTCGAGCACAAGGGGCTGATCCAGAGCGAGTGGGGCACCTCGGAGAACAACCGGAGGGCGAAGTACTACAGCCTCACGAAGGCGGGACGACGGCAGCTGGGTGAGGAGGTCGCGAGCTGGAATTCGCTCGCGGACGCGATCGCGCGGGCGCTCTCGGCGCGGCCGCAGGAGGGGTGA
- a CDS encoding metal ABC transporter permease: protein MKWPLAACLILPPLLVYLGLHVVKREVIFVDLALAQLATLGSSFALLIGYDFHDRPVFWISLGVTFIGAALFAWTRGSREHRVPQEAIIGITFVVAAAGVILLLSRVAGGREELEHLLTGDILNVTAGEVGQRAILFALLAGFYGAFHERFALISTDAEVALARGVRVRMWDFLFYAAFALVVVSFVRLAGVLLTFAYLIVPAACGLMLARSWRATLIVGWAVSAAASLLGLAASYTLDLPTGSAIVVACGLALVSVATFRALRPR from the coding sequence ATGAAGTGGCCGCTCGCGGCATGCCTCATCCTCCCTCCCCTTCTCGTGTACCTCGGGCTCCACGTCGTAAAGCGCGAAGTCATCTTCGTGGACCTCGCGCTCGCTCAACTCGCCACGCTGGGCAGCTCCTTCGCCCTCCTCATCGGGTATGACTTCCACGATCGACCGGTCTTCTGGATTTCCCTCGGGGTGACCTTCATCGGCGCGGCCCTTTTCGCCTGGACTCGCGGAAGCCGCGAACACCGGGTCCCGCAGGAGGCCATCATTGGGATCACCTTCGTGGTGGCGGCGGCTGGTGTGATTCTCCTATTGAGCCGGGTCGCCGGGGGACGGGAGGAGCTCGAGCATCTTCTCACCGGCGATATCCTGAACGTCACCGCCGGAGAGGTGGGACAGCGCGCCATCCTCTTCGCCCTGCTCGCTGGATTCTACGGTGCATTCCACGAGCGCTTCGCGCTCATCTCGACCGACGCCGAGGTTGCCCTCGCGCGGGGTGTGCGCGTGCGGATGTGGGACTTTCTCTTTTACGCGGCCTTTGCGCTCGTGGTCGTGAGCTTCGTTCGACTCGCGGGAGTGCTCCTTACCTTCGCCTATCTCATCGTTCCGGCTGCCTGCGGCCTGATGCTGGCCAGGTCGTGGAGGGCGACGCTCATCGTAGGCTGGGCGGTCTCCGCCGCCGCGAGCCTCCTCGGGCTGGCCGCGTCCTACACGCTGGATCTCCCGACCGGCTCGGCCATCGTTGTCGCGTGCGGGCTGGCTCTTGTGAGCGTCGCGACTTTTCGGGCGCTCCGGCCCCGCTGA
- a CDS encoding metal ABC transporter substrate-binding protein → MKRTVANFAAAVILLSWAGAAPLQGQLRVVATTPDLAALAQAIGGQSVEVTALAKPTEDPHFVDARPSLIVTLNRADVLLEGGAELELGWLPPLLQSARNTKIAVGAPGRISASEGITLLDVPATLDRSRGDVHALGNPHFLLDPVNARTVARLIAERLAQVDPASAAQVQANLRSFEATLDTKLTEWQNRLAPSRGAAIVTFHNDFRYLATRFGLEVVATLEPRPGIAPSPAHLSEVIATMRAEGARAILVQPFQNRRTAETVARQTDAVVLDLPQQPGVAPNTDSYFGLMDYIVETLARALGAAD, encoded by the coding sequence ATGAAGAGAACGGTGGCGAACTTCGCGGCGGCGGTGATTCTCCTGTCATGGGCCGGAGCCGCACCTCTCCAGGGGCAACTCAGGGTGGTCGCCACGACGCCTGACCTGGCCGCGCTCGCCCAGGCGATCGGGGGCCAGTCCGTCGAAGTCACGGCGCTCGCAAAGCCGACCGAGGATCCACACTTCGTGGACGCCCGCCCGAGCCTCATCGTCACACTGAACCGGGCGGACGTGCTCCTCGAAGGGGGCGCGGAGCTCGAGCTCGGCTGGCTTCCTCCGCTCCTCCAGAGCGCGCGGAACACGAAGATCGCGGTTGGCGCTCCGGGAAGGATCTCCGCGAGCGAGGGGATCACTCTCCTCGACGTGCCGGCGACACTCGATCGTTCGCGGGGTGACGTCCACGCGCTCGGGAATCCCCACTTCCTCCTCGACCCGGTGAACGCCCGGACGGTCGCCCGGCTGATCGCGGAACGTCTCGCGCAGGTGGATCCCGCGTCGGCGGCACAGGTCCAGGCGAACTTGAGATCCTTCGAGGCCACCCTCGATACCAAGCTGACGGAGTGGCAGAACCGCCTCGCACCGTCCCGCGGAGCGGCGATTGTAACCTTTCACAACGACTTCCGATATCTGGCGACACGTTTCGGGCTCGAAGTCGTAGCCACGCTGGAGCCGCGGCCCGGAATCGCGCCCTCCCCGGCGCACCTCTCCGAGGTGATCGCGACGATGAGAGCCGAAGGTGCGCGTGCAATCCTCGTACAACCCTTCCAGAATCGAAGGACGGCGGAGACAGTCGCCCGGCAGACGGACGCCGTGGTGCTCGATCTCCCTCAACAGCCCGGCGTGGCCCCGAACACGGATTCGTACTTCGGGCTGATGGACTACATCGTCGAAACGCTGGCGCGCGCCCTCGGAGCCGCAGACTGA
- a CDS encoding mechanosensitive ion channel family protein, translated as MNVSQPTAPPPTWLPDWMLGVWALFAEHPFVLASLIVLGGGGFAVLARVFVLFWGLKVARRTATDLDEKLVRLGAFVAALFILYLSLMAAVQTLPFGERATTVLTQVVVSFLVLQLIRVGLQASHIGLAILSYARHRFPIVEERTIPVFDLVATVMIVAIAAYALLQIWNIDATAWLASAGVVGIAVGFAAKDTLANLFAGFFIIADTPYKVGDYVVLDTGERGEVTRVGIRSTRILTRDDIEIIVPNSQMANFKVVNESGGRSTKVRIRIKVGVAYGSDVDHVVAVLEDVAQVHESVCRDPAARARMRGFGDSSLDFELLCWVEHPSQRGLVSHELYMDIHKRLRSEGIEIPFPQRDVWMRRTPGLEGGEDAGKVSGPPG; from the coding sequence ATGAACGTCTCTCAGCCGACCGCGCCGCCGCCAACCTGGCTTCCCGATTGGATGCTCGGAGTCTGGGCTCTCTTCGCGGAGCACCCGTTCGTGCTCGCCTCGCTGATCGTGCTCGGGGGCGGGGGCTTCGCGGTGCTCGCACGAGTCTTCGTCCTCTTTTGGGGCCTCAAGGTCGCGCGGCGGACCGCAACGGACCTGGACGAGAAGTTGGTGCGGCTCGGGGCCTTCGTGGCGGCGCTCTTCATTCTCTACCTGAGCTTGATGGCCGCCGTGCAGACCCTCCCGTTCGGGGAACGCGCGACGACCGTTCTCACGCAAGTCGTCGTCAGCTTTCTGGTGCTGCAGCTCATCCGTGTCGGGCTACAGGCGTCTCACATCGGCCTCGCGATCCTGAGCTATGCCCGCCACCGCTTCCCCATCGTGGAGGAGCGCACAATTCCGGTCTTCGATTTGGTCGCCACGGTGATGATCGTCGCCATCGCGGCGTACGCACTTCTCCAGATCTGGAACATCGACGCAACCGCATGGCTGGCCTCCGCCGGCGTGGTCGGGATCGCCGTGGGGTTCGCGGCCAAGGACACCCTTGCAAACCTCTTCGCCGGCTTTTTCATCATCGCCGACACACCGTACAAGGTGGGGGATTACGTCGTGCTGGACACGGGCGAACGGGGGGAAGTCACGAGGGTGGGAATCCGTTCGACCCGCATACTCACCCGCGATGACATTGAGATCATTGTCCCGAACTCACAGATGGCGAACTTCAAGGTCGTCAACGAGTCCGGAGGCCGGTCGACCAAGGTCCGCATCCGGATCAAGGTGGGCGTGGCCTACGGATCCGATGTCGACCACGTGGTCGCCGTGTTGGAGGACGTGGCCCAAGTCCACGAATCGGTCTGCCGGGATCCGGCAGCGCGGGCGCGGATGCGGGGCTTCGGCGACTCCAGCCTGGATTTCGAGTTGCTGTGCTGGGTGGAGCACCCCTCTCAGCGCGGGCTGGTCTCGCACGAGCTGTACATGGACATCCACAAGAGGCTCCGCAGCGAAGGGATCGAGATTCCGTTCCCACAACGGGACGTGTGGATGCGCCGCACACCCGGCCTCGAAGGCGGGGAAGACGCAGGGAAGGTTTCGGGACCGCCCGGGTGA
- a CDS encoding lipid A deacylase LpxR family protein — protein sequence MRRLLQGVLLMGLLAGPFSQEVAAQPVVGGASGVDPQKVFSGFTLITEQDFLLPARNEDRNYTMGVGFGFAGELGYDVDAVFNPWRVTALVPLLREAMDRTIPGLAWTSNWLDDRTGISEYSWTFGTTAFTPDELANPDPIFDDRPYGSLLFLSSRRIRVDRNERWAISSDLTLGMLGLDIAEEVQTWIHERIGADVPRGWRHQISEGGEPTAMYTFKYQRLPRLFNDRFQSDGARMEWAWHTLGQLGYYVAAEGGLSLRAGWYQSRFWQWASNPLNSQNEAVGDAEEDRGEDRELFAFGALRGRAVRHQSLLEGQFSTSTVTVEAEPWILEGEAGVSGSMLVKGRRVGLTWVMIAARSPEFRDAGEPRSHWWGSAFATVRFGG from the coding sequence ATGCGAAGACTCCTCCAAGGCGTCCTGCTCATGGGCCTTCTGGCCGGGCCCTTCTCCCAGGAAGTCGCTGCGCAACCCGTGGTCGGGGGCGCTTCGGGCGTGGACCCGCAGAAGGTCTTCTCCGGATTCACGCTGATCACGGAACAGGACTTTCTCCTCCCGGCGCGAAACGAGGACCGGAACTACACGATGGGAGTGGGATTCGGCTTCGCGGGAGAGCTTGGATACGACGTGGACGCGGTGTTCAATCCCTGGCGCGTGACGGCCCTGGTGCCGCTCCTCCGCGAGGCGATGGACCGCACGATTCCCGGGCTCGCGTGGACATCCAACTGGCTCGACGACCGGACGGGAATCTCGGAATATTCCTGGACCTTCGGCACGACCGCGTTTACACCGGACGAGCTCGCGAATCCGGACCCCATCTTCGACGATCGTCCGTACGGCTCCCTGCTCTTCCTCTCGTCCCGGCGCATCCGGGTGGACCGCAACGAACGGTGGGCGATCTCCTCCGATCTCACCCTGGGGATGCTCGGGCTGGACATCGCCGAGGAGGTTCAGACCTGGATCCACGAGAGAATCGGCGCGGACGTCCCTCGCGGATGGAGGCACCAGATCTCGGAGGGGGGGGAGCCCACGGCGATGTACACCTTCAAATACCAGCGACTCCCCCGCCTCTTCAACGACCGCTTCCAGTCCGACGGTGCTCGCATGGAGTGGGCCTGGCACACCCTGGGACAGCTCGGCTACTACGTCGCGGCCGAAGGCGGTCTCTCCCTCCGGGCGGGTTGGTACCAATCGAGGTTTTGGCAATGGGCCTCGAACCCTCTGAATTCGCAGAACGAGGCGGTGGGAGATGCTGAGGAGGATCGTGGGGAGGATCGTGAGCTCTTCGCCTTCGGTGCGTTGCGGGGACGCGCGGTGCGCCACCAGTCCCTTCTGGAGGGACAGTTCAGCACGAGCACGGTGACCGTCGAAGCGGAGCCGTGGATCCTGGAGGGTGAGGCCGGCGTGTCGGGATCCATGTTGGTGAAGGGCCGGCGAGTGGGACTCACCTGGGTGATGATCGCCGCGCGGTCACCGGAGTTTCGGGATGCGGGTGAGCCGCGGAGCCATTGGTGGGGTTCCGCGTTCGCGACCGTTCGCTTCGGCGGCTGA